The following DNA comes from Micromonospora chokoriensis.
CGGGTGTCGCGGGGCCAGACGATCGCGTACTCCGGCGCCTCGGCGAACGGCAGCAACTCCGGTGTCGGACCGCACGTGCACACGAGCCTGTGGCTGAACACCGGCAGTCCGACGAACTTCGGCGCGACAGTGGATTTCGAGACCTACGTCGGAGACGTCACCAACCCGAACCCGCCCGACCAGGAGGTAGACGACGTGTTCATCGCGAACGTGAAGGGCAACTGGTATCTGGTGGTCCCCCAGGGCACCAGCAAGCCGCGAGCGGTGGTCCTCGGCGGCGACAGCAACGCCGCCGCCTCCGGCATCCCCGTCCTGAACTTCAGCTGGGACCCGTCGATCAACGCACTCCGGGCAGCGGTCGACGGCATCGGCTGACCTGTTCGCCCCCGCGGTCGCACAGGTCCGGTCCCGGATCCGAAGCGGACGGCATCGACGGCCTCGTGCATGGCCCCCGAGGCGGTTGGATACGGCAGCGAGTCCGGCACGGAGAACTGTCCTCCGCGCCGGACCCGCTACACCGGTTGAGGTCAGGCGGTCACGCAGGTGGCCGTCGTACCCGGGCCGGTGCCGGTGCCCTGGAAGCCGAAGTTGGTCGACTGCCGGCCGAGGACGCGTCCGTTGTAGCTGACGTTGCGGAACTGGACGGATCCGCTGCTGCCGCTGGCCTGGGCATTCCAGGTGCCGGTGACCGCGGCGCCGCCGGGCAGCACGATGGTCACGGTCCAGCCGTTGATATCCGACTGCCCGGCCGTGACCGTCACGCTCGCGGTGAACCCGCCGGCCCACTGGTTGATCGCCACGTTCGCGTAGCAGCCGTCACCGGTCGGCGGGGTGCTCGGCGGGGTGGTGGGTGGGGTGGTCGGCGGGGTGGTGGGTGGCGTGGTCGTCGGCGGGTTGGGCGCGCCATTGGCCAGGCTGAAGGCCAGGTCGGGCTGGAACGAACCGGCCGTGTAGCGGCAGCCGTCCGCCTCACCCGGCGGCTTCACCCACAGGTACGCGTCGATGTTGGCGTCCCCGGTGTTCGTCGTCGGGTACTGCCCGATGCGTCGGTCGGTGTTGTCGTCGCCGCACCAGTCGCCGCTGGCACCGCCGTTGCGGCTGGTGTCGATGACCTGCCGCTTGCCCGAGAGGCCCATGCCGTTGAGGGAGGAGATGACCGCCCGGCCGAAGTTCGCCTCGCTGGAGGTGGAGTTGTAGTTCGACACGTTGCTGAAGAAGCCGTCGGCGTACTGCACGCCGGCCGCCCGCAGCCGGTTGGCCGTCTCACCCGCGCTGTTCCAGGTGGAGTGGCCGGCGTCGAGGTACACCTTGGCGTTGGGGTTGGCCGACTTGATGGTCCGGGTTGCCGTCGAGATCGCCTGGTTGCGCGCGGCGAGCTCGCTGCTGTTCAGGCACGTCAGCAGGGCGAGCGAGTCGGTCTCCAGGATGATCAGGACGGTCTGGTTGCCGAGCCCTCTGGCGAAGTTGGACACCCACGTCTGGTACTGGTTGAGGTCCGGTGCGCCACCCGCGCTGGCCCCGCCGCAGTCCCGGTTGGTGATCTCGTACACCGCCAGCACCGGGATCTGCTGTGCCGCGTTGGCAGCACCGATGTGTTCGGAGACCTCGGCCTGCACGGTGGACGGGTTGAAGTTGGCGAACCAACGGGCCTGCGGCTGACTCGCGATCTTGTCGCGAATCACCCCGACACGTGAGTCGCCGGGGTTGGCGGCGACCCAGCGGACGACCGCCGAACTCGGGTCGCGGTAGAGCGATCCGGACACCGTGCCGGCGGACGCGCCGTTGACGGCGAAGCAGACGCCTGCGGCGACGGTGCCCACGATGGCCGCGACACTGACGGCCGATCTGCCGCGGAGCGGGGAGAGGATAGCCACGACGTGTTTCCTCCTGATCACATTGACGTTTCCAAGTTTGTGGGAGCGTTCCCATGGACGGTAGCGGAGGCGTGAGCCGCTGCCAAGGTGTGCAGACCTGTCGATGCGACGGTGGCCCGTCACAGGTTCGTGGCTGGCGTACCCGCGTCGTTTCCGCACCTGTGGGGCCCGGAGCCGCGCGGCTCCGGGCCCTCCTTCGCGCCCTCGGTCAGGAGCTGGCGCAGGTGACGTTGCTGGGTGCGGTGGCGCCGTTGCCGGTGGCGGTGAACCCGAAGGTCGTTGACGCGTTCGGACCCACTGCGCCGTTGTAGGGGGCGTTCCGGACGGTGACGCTGCCCGAGGTGCCCGTGTTGACACCGCTCCACAGGCTGCTGATGGCCTGTCCGCCGGCCAAAGTCAGGCCCACAGTCCAGCCGTTCAGGGCCGCCGTGGAGTTGTTGGCCACCGTCACCTCAGCCTGGAAGCCGCCGGGCCAGGTGTTCAGCGTCCGGTAGGTGGCGGTGCAGGTCCCCGGCTCACCGGTGGGCGGCGGAGTGGTCGGCGGCGGGTCGGTGGGCGGCGTCGTCGTCGGCGGGGTGGTCGACGCGAACTGGCTGAAGAACCTCCAGATCTCGCCCGAGGTCCACGTCCGGGAGTCGTTGGGGCTGCCCGACCCGTCGACCGGGCTGGGTGTGTGGTCGCCGTCGAACGCGGCCCACTGCACCGGGTACCCGGCTCGGCAGCCGGAGTAGGCGGTGGTGATGTGGGAGAGGCTGCCCCGGCTCGGCTCGCGCGGGCTCTGCGCGGTGCAGCCGTTGTTCCGCACGAACGTGTCGCGCAGTTGCCGACCCTGCGAGATGTTCAGCACGCTGTCGAAGGTGCCGTGGATGCCGAAGTAGGCGACCGGTTGCGTTCCGCCGTTACAGCCGCTGAGGTTGGCGCCGGAGATGACGGTGACCGCGCGGATGACAGTGGGCCGGGCACACGCCACCGCGTAGCTCATCGCGCCGCCGTAGCTCCAGCCCAGAGCGAAGCGCTGGGTCGTGTCGACGCAGAGGTCGTTCTCGACCTGCCGGGAGATGTCGTCGAAGAGGGTCAGGTCCCGGCCGTTGGTGTTGGCCCAGCCGGCGTTGAGACCCTGCGGAGCGACGAAGATCGCGCTGTTGTTCGACAGCGGCTGCAACCCGTAGTAGCCGGCCGACGTGACGTTGTTCGCCGAGCCGTTCAACCAGTGGAAGCCGAAGATCAGTCGGTAGGGGCGGTTCCTGTCGTACCCGTCCGGAATCCGCAGGTTGTAGGTACGGCTCTGCCCGCTGCTCTGGATCGTGCGCGTGCCGCTGGTCAGCGTGGGGGCCTTGCCGCAACCGGCGGTCGCCGCGAGTGTGCCGTACGTCGAGGCCACCGCGGCCCCGCCGAGGCCACCACTGAGCGCTCCGCCGGTGGTGACCGCGAGGAGAAGCGCCGCGGCCGCGATGGATGGGAAGAGGTGCCTCCGTTTGAGCATTGCTTGGCTCCTTGCCGGTGGGCGTCTGGTGCTCGTGACTCGGCAGCGGCACAGCGTGCGCGCGTCCGCCATCCGTCGACGCCGGAGGGTCGCCCGTGGTGGGGCTTCGGAGCTGGGCGTGCGACCGGGCGGAATCGTCCGGCGATCAACCGCGGTCGCCTGACGTCGACGGGGCCCGGACTGGTCACCGACCGGAAGAGGTGTGGGAGAGACGTGCCCTCGGCCTGTCTCCGCCGGCTGTCGAGGTGACCGGGAGCGTGCCCTTCACTCCCGCGTGAAAGATAGCATGTTATCGATAAAGGCGAGACGGGCCGGGCCCGTGGAACGGGCTGCGGCAGGGGCGGGACGCCGGTGCGGGGTCACGAGCCGCGCGGACCGGCCACCCATTCCGCGGCCACCTCCTGCGGGTCGCCCGTCCGGAACAGCGGCGGCTCGTGCAGCAGGAAGTCGCGGTGGCTGATGTTCCAGGCGTACGCCCCGGCCATCGCGAACACCAGCACGTCGCCCACGCCGATCGACCCGGCGGTGGCCGAGAAGGACAGCACGTCCTTCGGGGTGCAGAGCTGCCCGACGACGGTGACCGGCCCGCCGTCGGTACGCGGGCCGTCGACGTCGTGTCGCCGGTGCACGGTGAACGGCTGCGCGTGGCCCTTCGCCGCCGGTGTACGCAGGTGGTGGGTCCCGCCGGCCACCACCACGAACCATTCGCCGTAGGAGCGCTTCACGTCGACGACCTCGGTGAGGTACGCCCCGCAGTAGGCGGTCACCGACCGACCCGGCTCGATGCGCAGCCGCACGCCCGGGTACGCGTCGAGGACGTCCGCCAGGGCCCGGCCGTAGCCCACCCAGTCGAATCGGGCTCCCGGGTCGGCGTAGTCGACGGCCATGCCCCCGCCGACGTCGACCTCGGTGGCACCGACCTCGGTGACCGCCCACTCGACCACGGCGGCGGCGACCGTGCCGGCGAGCGAGGCGTCCAACCCGCTGGCCAGGTGGGCGTGGATTCCGCGTACGTCGATGCCGGCGGGCGGGCGACGGGCGCAGTCGATCGCGTCGGCCGGGTCCATGCCGAACGGGCTGGGTCCCCCGCCCATGACCAGACTCGCGCCCGGGGCGTCGACCGGCAGGTTCACGCGCAGCAACACCTGGGCCGAGGTGCCCGAGGCGGTGGCCAACGCGCCGAGTCGTCGAAGCTCGGCGGGTGACTCGACGTGGATGCGGCGCACGTCGGCGGCGAGAGCCGCAGCGAGGTCCGCGTCGGTCTTTCCCGGTCCGGCGTACGCGGCGGGGGCCCGGTCCGGTGACAGCTCGGCGAGCCTGCGCAGCTCGCCACGGCTCGCGGCCTCGAATCCGTCGACGATCGGGGCGAGGGTACGCAGCACGCCCGGATCCGGGTTGGCCTTGACCGCGTACAGCAACTCCACCTGCCGGGGCAGCGCCGCCCGGATGGCGCTGACCTGGGCGGCCAGCGCGTCGAGGTCGTGGACGTAGACGGGTCGGGTCATCGTGGCCCACCCATCGGGTTCGGCACCGCCACGAAGGGCGCCGCCCGGTCCGCGTCACGCCGCCACCGGACCAGGAGGTTCGCCTTGGCGGGCAACGCCTCCCCGTTGAGCAGCGCGCGCAGCTCGGGCGGATCGTCGAGGTCGGTCGCGACCGCGTCGAGGACGCGCCGTAGCTCCTGCCACAGCCTCCGTTCGATCCCGGGTCGGGCGTCGGCCAGGGCACCGCAGATGCCACCGAGGTGGTTCACGAACAGGCAGTAGACGATCCGGCGACGGGCGTCCCGGGACCCGTACCGGACCTGCGGGGGGACACCGTCGGGCCAGCCGACCAGCCGGTCGGCGTCGAGCTTCACCCCCTCCAGGTCACGCAGCAGCATGCGGACCGGGCGGTGGTCACGGTCGAGCACGACTACCACGTTCTGCAGGTGCGCCTCGTGCACGACGCCGTGGCGGAGCCAGCACCGCAGCACGGCCGGCACCAGCAACCCGATGTACGCGCGCCACCAGTGCACCGGGTCCGGCGTCACCAGCGGTGTGGCGGCCAACGCCGCCGCCAGCATCGGGGTGTCCCCGGGACGCAGGTGCGGGCGCAGGCCGGTGCGCACTATCGTCCCGTACGCCTCGTCCGGGCCGGGAACGTCGACGGTGCGGTAGGCGGGTTCGGTGAGCAGCCCGACGCCGGCCGGCATCGGCACCCCTGCCAGCAGGTCGGTCAGCGCCACCGCCCCGGTGAGCTCGTAGCGGGCGTTCTTGCGCAGGCAGTTGGTGATCCGGACGTGCAGGCTGGTCTTGACGAACAGGTCGGCCGTCGGGGCGTACAGGGTGCGGACACTCGCCGTCGGTCGCACCGGCGTGCCGGCCTCACCCAGGTCGCGCAGGCGCGGGTGCGTCGGCGGGAGCAGGGACAGCTGCCACGGATGCACCGGCAGGACGCGGTGCCCCGCCGGGGGTCGGGGCGGGTCGAGGGCGGCCACGAGCGCGTCGAACGGGCCGGCGCCGACGACCAGATCGTCAGGTACGGCGAGCCAGCGCAGCCGGAACGACGTGCGCAACTCCGGCGCGTACGCCCGCCAGCGGTCGGGGTCGCCGCTGCGCCACTTCGGGGTGGGGTGGTGCGGGTGACCGAAGACCAGTGACTGTTCGGAGTCGACGTACGCGTCGATGGCGGGCTCGCCGGTGGGGTCCGGGTTCTGCGCCGGCCGGTCCGCCAGCAGCCGGGCGACGGTGTCCCGGCTGGCCTGGACCTGCTCGACGAACTCGTCGTTGACCAGGCCGGTACGGGTGGTGAGCTCGGCCGCGACCAGGCGGGCCAACCCGTCGGCGTCGAGGTCCGCCCACCGGCCGCTGTCGGTCGTCCGTTGCACCGGGCCGACGTAGCGGTGTGCCCCGAGCGGCGAGTTCCGCGCGACCTCGCAGCGCACCGTGACGTCGAGGTTCGGCAGCAGGAGCTGTGCGGCGCCGTCGACCACCCTCGGGGTGCCGTCCGGCGGGGCCAGCTCACGGATCAGGCAGCCGAAGACGGCGTGCGCGGCGGCCAGGTCGGCGACCCGACCGGTGTCGGTGGCCGGCCGGGAGCGCAGCTGGGCGCCCGTCATCGTGTCTCCCGGAGGTAGTTCGGGCCGGTACGCAGGTAGTACTTGTTGATGTCGGCGCAGCCGAGCCGCTGCTTGGGCAGCAGGGTGCCGGCGGTGAGCATCCCCTTGACGGGCAGGTGGGCGGCCCGCAGGACCCGCTCGGTGAAGGTTCGCGCCGCGGGCCCGTCACCCCATCGGTCGCGGGCGGCGGCGAGCCGGGGTGCCAGCGCCTCGGCGGGCGACGGCACGGACAGCCCTCGGGCGGCCAGCGCGACCAGGGGCGCGGCGGCGGCCAGGTGCAGGGTGATGGTGACGAAGACGTCGGCCAACTCCTGCGGGTCGCGCGCCCACATCCGGTCGTCGTCGAGGACGAGCCCGCCCGGGCCGCCGTGCCGCGCGTCGAGTCGGGCCCCGTCGTTGTCCTTGTAGAGCAGCCCGACGGTGCCGTCGGGGTGCACCAACAGGTGGATGTTCTGCGGGTGCGCCTCCAGGGCGATCCCGTGCCGGAGCCAGAGGTGGACGTGCCAGTCGAGCAGCAGGTCCAGGTAGGACCCCAGCAGCGTCACCGGCTGCTCGGGGCGGATTCGTTCGAGGACCGTTCCCGCCTCCGGGTCGGCCGCGGCGAGGGCCGCCACCGGCACCACGTGCACGTCCGCGAGATCGCGCGGGAACCGGCGCAGGAGGAAACTGCGCCGCTCGTCTCCGTCGACGTGCGCCCAGGTGCCCTCGTCGACGTGCCGGATCCGCCCGGCGAAGGTGGGTTCGGCGTCGGCGATCCGGTCGAGCAGCGCGGCGACGGCCGCGCCGTCCGCGAGTGAGCCCGGGCGCAGCGTACGTCGGTTGCGGGCGCCGAGGCTCGCGGTCGGCAGCGGCAGCTTGAGATGCAGGTACGGGTCGCGGTCCAGCGCGACCGTCCGCATGGAGAGGGTGGGTCGTACGGTGATCGCCGGCAGGTCCGTCACCGGTAGCGCGTGCCGTGTCGCGGTGACCGGGTGCACCGGGAACAGGACCTGGTCCGGTTTCTGCGCGGGCGGCCACCAGGACGGGAGGTCGCCGCTGAGCCGGACGCCCTCGGCGGGGGCGGCGTGCCACCGCAACGTGAACCGCGGGTGGTGTTCCGGGGCGTACCGGAGCAGTTCGTCGTCGTCGAGACCGTGCCGGCACCGGTCGGTGGGGTAGACCGGGTGGCCGTGGTGGGCGGCGAGCACGTCGTCCAGGAGCGCCGCCGGCAGACCGGTCGGAGTGACCGCGCGGTCGACGGCCACCTGAGCGAGCACCCGGGGCCGGTTGCCTGCGGCGAGCCGCCGGGCCCGCAGGTCGGCGCGACACTCGTCGCCGAAGTCCCGCCAGCCGGCCGCAGCCTCGGGGCTGCCGCTCGGGGCGAGCAGCGTCAACAGTCCTTCCAGCGTGTCCGTGCGGTGGGTGCCGCCGTCACTGTCGAGCAGCAGCACCGACGGCGCGGCGCTGCGGAGGGCCTGCTGGAACCCGTCCGCCCGCACCGGAACGCGTAGCAGACCGGCGGGGTGCGGCACCTCCCACCAGTCGGGGCCGTCGGGTCGGCCGGTGCGCAGCAGGCCGAGGTGATCCTCCCGCAGCAGCGCGTCGAGGACTCGGGTGAAGAGCTCCCGCTCGCAGTCGTCGGTCACGCGGCGATGGTCCACTGAAGGTCTCT
Coding sequences within:
- a CDS encoding glycoside hydrolase family 6 protein, translating into MAILSPLRGRSAVSVAAIVGTVAAGVCFAVNGASAGTVSGSLYRDPSSAVVRWVAANPGDSRVGVIRDKIASQPQARWFANFNPSTVQAEVSEHIGAANAAQQIPVLAVYEITNRDCGGASAGGAPDLNQYQTWVSNFARGLGNQTVLIILETDSLALLTCLNSSELAARNQAISTATRTIKSANPNAKVYLDAGHSTWNSAGETANRLRAAGVQYADGFFSNVSNYNSTSSEANFGRAVISSLNGMGLSGKRQVIDTSRNGGASGDWCGDDNTDRRIGQYPTTNTGDANIDAYLWVKPPGEADGCRYTAGSFQPDLAFSLANGAPNPPTTTPPTTPPTTPPTTPPSTPPTGDGCYANVAINQWAGGFTASVTVTAGQSDINGWTVTIVLPGGAAVTGTWNAQASGSSGSVQFRNVSYNGRVLGRQSTNFGFQGTGTGPGTTATCVTA
- a CDS encoding cellulose binding domain-containing protein; its protein translation is MLKRRHLFPSIAAAALLLAVTTGGALSGGLGGAAVASTYGTLAATAGCGKAPTLTSGTRTIQSSGQSRTYNLRIPDGYDRNRPYRLIFGFHWLNGSANNVTSAGYYGLQPLSNNSAIFVAPQGLNAGWANTNGRDLTLFDDISRQVENDLCVDTTQRFALGWSYGGAMSYAVACARPTVIRAVTVISGANLSGCNGGTQPVAYFGIHGTFDSVLNISQGRQLRDTFVRNNGCTAQSPREPSRGSLSHITTAYSGCRAGYPVQWAAFDGDHTPSPVDGSGSPNDSRTWTSGEIWRFFSQFASTTPPTTTPPTDPPPTTPPPTGEPGTCTATYRTLNTWPGGFQAEVTVANNSTAALNGWTVGLTLAGGQAISSLWSGVNTGTSGSVTVRNAPYNGAVGPNASTTFGFTATGNGATAPSNVTCASS
- a CDS encoding alanine racemase — its product is MTRPVYVHDLDALAAQVSAIRAALPRQVELLYAVKANPDPGVLRTLAPIVDGFEAASRGELRRLAELSPDRAPAAYAGPGKTDADLAAALAADVRRIHVESPAELRRLGALATASGTSAQVLLRVNLPVDAPGASLVMGGGPSPFGMDPADAIDCARRPPAGIDVRGIHAHLASGLDASLAGTVAAAVVEWAVTEVGATEVDVGGGMAVDYADPGARFDWVGYGRALADVLDAYPGVRLRIEPGRSVTAYCGAYLTEVVDVKRSYGEWFVVVAGGTHHLRTPAAKGHAQPFTVHRRHDVDGPRTDGGPVTVVGQLCTPKDVLSFSATAGSIGVGDVLVFAMAGAYAWNISHRDFLLHEPPLFRTGDPQEVAAEWVAGPRGS
- a CDS encoding IucA/IucC family protein translates to MTGAQLRSRPATDTGRVADLAAAHAVFGCLIRELAPPDGTPRVVDGAAQLLLPNLDVTVRCEVARNSPLGAHRYVGPVQRTTDSGRWADLDADGLARLVAAELTTRTGLVNDEFVEQVQASRDTVARLLADRPAQNPDPTGEPAIDAYVDSEQSLVFGHPHHPTPKWRSGDPDRWRAYAPELRTSFRLRWLAVPDDLVVGAGPFDALVAALDPPRPPAGHRVLPVHPWQLSLLPPTHPRLRDLGEAGTPVRPTASVRTLYAPTADLFVKTSLHVRITNCLRKNARYELTGAVALTDLLAGVPMPAGVGLLTEPAYRTVDVPGPDEAYGTIVRTGLRPHLRPGDTPMLAAALAATPLVTPDPVHWWRAYIGLLVPAVLRCWLRHGVVHEAHLQNVVVVLDRDHRPVRMLLRDLEGVKLDADRLVGWPDGVPPQVRYGSRDARRRIVYCLFVNHLGGICGALADARPGIERRLWQELRRVLDAVATDLDDPPELRALLNGEALPAKANLLVRWRRDADRAAPFVAVPNPMGGPR
- a CDS encoding IucA/IucC family protein translates to MTDDCERELFTRVLDALLREDHLGLLRTGRPDGPDWWEVPHPAGLLRVPVRADGFQQALRSAAPSVLLLDSDGGTHRTDTLEGLLTLLAPSGSPEAAAGWRDFGDECRADLRARRLAAGNRPRVLAQVAVDRAVTPTGLPAALLDDVLAAHHGHPVYPTDRCRHGLDDDELLRYAPEHHPRFTLRWHAAPAEGVRLSGDLPSWWPPAQKPDQVLFPVHPVTATRHALPVTDLPAITVRPTLSMRTVALDRDPYLHLKLPLPTASLGARNRRTLRPGSLADGAAVAALLDRIADAEPTFAGRIRHVDEGTWAHVDGDERRSFLLRRFPRDLADVHVVPVAALAAADPEAGTVLERIRPEQPVTLLGSYLDLLLDWHVHLWLRHGIALEAHPQNIHLLVHPDGTVGLLYKDNDGARLDARHGGPGGLVLDDDRMWARDPQELADVFVTITLHLAAAAPLVALAARGLSVPSPAEALAPRLAAARDRWGDGPAARTFTERVLRAAHLPVKGMLTAGTLLPKQRLGCADINKYYLRTGPNYLRETR